The following are from one region of the Gossypium hirsutum isolate 1008001.06 chromosome D03, Gossypium_hirsutum_v2.1, whole genome shotgun sequence genome:
- the LOC107949768 gene encoding dof zinc finger protein DOF5.4, with protein sequence MQDIHLIGGGRVFSSGGGGGGGDRRLRLQHQQQNNQALKCPRCDSLNTKFCYYNNYNLSQPRHFCKSCRRYWTKGGVLRNVPVGGGCRKAKRSKTKPSSESTTVAAAAPAQPQSQQLLDQRKANSHSSSDSSSLIAANSNVAVANKNNNDSSTGGMADAVSAVTSHSNNINVSESKLYGNPNNLVFEAGLLEQGSESGIFPEIGSFTSLVTSSNNETSSLGFGAVLNGQGQWQQQKMMSVGGEEITGELLDQTMQVELSNLHGRSESGFGPLDWQGCGDQPFFDLPNDVDQSYWSQSQWSDQDHTALYLP encoded by the coding sequence ATGCAAGACATCCACTTGATCGGAGGTGGCCGAGTATTCAGCAGCGGTGGCGGAGGTGGCGGAGGAGATAGAAGGTTACGACTGCAACACCAACAACAAAACAACCAGGCACTCAAGTGCCCACGTTGCGACTCACTTAACACGAAGTTCTGTTACTACAACAACTACAATCTCTCTCAGCCACGTCATTTCTGCAAGAGCTGCCGTCGTTACTGGACCAAAGGTGGTGTCCTTCGTAACGTCCCCGTCGGTGGTGGTTGCCGCAAAGCCAAGCGTTCGAAAACCAAGCCTTCATCCGAATCCACGACAGTCGCCGCCGCGGCCCCTGCACAGCCACAATCACAGCAACTCCTTGATCAACGTAAAGCGAATTCTCATTCTAGCAGCGACAGTTCGAGTCTTATTGCAGCTAATTCTAACGTTGCAGTGGCAAATAAAAACAACAACGATAGTTCTACAGGCGGCATGGCGGATGCGGTGTCGGCAGTAACGTCTCATTCAAACAATATAAATGTAAGCGAGTCGAAGTTGTATGGAAACCCTAACAATTTAGTCTTCGAGGCAGGATTACTGGAACAAGGATCAGAATCGGGGATTTTTCCGGAGATTGGGAGTTTTACGAGCTTGGTTACTTCGTCAAACAATGAAACGTCGTCGTTGGGTTTCGGTGCGGTATTAAATGGGCAAGGACAGTGGCAGCAGCAAAAGATGATGAGTGTTGGAGGGGAGGAAATCACCGGGGAATTGCTCGATCAGACGATGCAGGTTGAGCTTTCAAATTTGCATGGTAGATCGGAGAGTGGATTTGGACCGTTGGATTGGCAAGGGTGTGGAGATCAACCGTTCTTTGATCTTCCTAATGATGTTGACCAATCGTATTGGAGTCAAAGTCAATGGTCTGATCAAGATCATACGGCCCTCTATCTACCGTAA